The nucleotide window GACGCCCCAGTCCTGCTGGTGGACGTGGCAGGCGGGGTATTCGTTGGCCGGGTCGTCGTCGCAGGAGGCGGCCATGGCGGAGACGTGCAGGACGCCTTCGCCGACGGCGGGGTCGAGGACGAGGTCGCGGGTGAGGTCGGTGCCCTGGCCGGCGCCGGAGGTGAGGAGTTCCGGCGGGGTGGCGGAGACCAGCAGGCGGGTGGAGGGGCCGTAGCGCTCGTCGAGCTTCTGGCCGGTGGGGGCGGTGAAGACCACGTCGAGGCGGAGCGCGCCGGGGGCGACCTCGGTGGCCGGCCGCCGGGTGCGGTGGGCGGCGCCGGCCACCGCGACGGCCTCCTCCGGCAGCCGCAGCCGGGTCAGCCGGTGCCGGGCCGACTCGACCACCACGATGTCCTCCCCGACCAGCACCGCGTCCGACGGCTCGCGCAGATCCGTGGCGAGCGTGGACACCTCGTCGGCGGCCGGGTCGTAACGGCGCAGCGCGTGGTTGTAGGTGTCGCTGACCGCCACCGAGCCGTCGGGCAGCGCGGTGACCCCGATCGGGTGCTGGAGCAGCGCCTGGCCGGCCGGGCCGTCGCGGTGGCCGAAGTCGAAGAGCCCGGTGCCCACGGCGGTGCGCACCTCGTACCCGTCCTCGCCCCGGGTCACGTACCGCAGCGCCGAGGTCTCGGAGTCCGCGACCCACAGCCGGTCGCCGGCCGCGGCCAGGCCGGACGGCTGGGCGAACCACGCCTGACCGGCCGGGCCGTCCACCAGGCCCTCGTTGGTGGTGCCGGCGGCCACCGCCACCGTCGCGTCCGCCGGGTCGTACGTCCACAGCTGGTGGACGCCGGCCATGGCGATCCACACCCGGTCGTCGTACCAGGCGACGTCCCAGGGCGAGGAGAGGGCCACCTCGCGGGCCGGGCCGGCGACGGGCGAGCCCTGCCACCACTGGCGTCCGGTGCCGGCCACCGTGGTCACCTCGCCGCTCGCCAGGTCCACGCGGCGCAGCGCGTGGTTGACGGTGTCGGCGACGATCACCGACTCCCCGTCCGGGAGCAGGGCGAGCCCCTGGGGTTCGCTGAACCGGGCCCGGTCGGCGGGGCCGTCGGCGAGGCCGCGTTCGCCGCTGCCGATCCGCCGGACCACGGTCTCGCCGTCCGGCGCCAGCTCCACCAGGGCGTGCCGGGTGGAGTCGGAGACCAGCAGGTTCCCGGTGGGCAGCAGCAGCGCCTTGCCGGGGAAGCGCAGGTCGGTGGGGACGGGCTCGGGCGGCACGTAGGGGCCGTCGCCGCGGCGCAGCGTGCCCTTGGCGGCGTGCTCCGCCTCCAGCTCCTCCACCAGCGTGGCGATGGCGTGCGCGTGCCCCTCGCCGGCGTGCTGGGCGACCACGTAACCCTCGGGATCGATCACCACCAGCGTGGGCCACGCCCGTACCGCGTACTGCTTCCAGGTGGCCAGCTCCGGGTCGTCGAGCACCGGGTGGTGCACCCCGTACCGCTCCACCGCGTCGACCACCGCGGCGTGGTCGGCCTCGTGGACGAACTTCGGCGAGTGGACACCGATGATCACCACGGTGTCACGGTGCTTCTCCTCCAGCTCCCGCAACTCGTCCAGCACGTGCAGGCAGTTGATGCAGCAGAACGTCCAGAAGTCGAGGATCACGATGGACCCCCGCAACTCCCGCAGCGTCGGCTCACTGCCACCGGTGTTGAGCCAGCCACCCTTGCCGATCAGCTCAGGGGCACGGACACGGGCACGGGCACGCGGGGCGGAAGAGGCGTCGGTCATGGGATCAAGGGTGCCACCCCGCCCGCGGGTCCCCGGCGGGGCGTACGTGTGAGCAGGGCCACGGCCCCGCCGGTGCCGGAAGGGTGAGCGATGGCGCGGACCGAGTACTACGACGATCCGGAGGCTCCGGTGCCGAACAGCCTCGTGGTCGCCGCCTCGGCGGTGGTCACCGACGAGGCGGGGCGGATCCTGCTCCAGCGGCGCTCGGACAACGGGCTGTGGGCGCTTCCCGGCGGGAGCATGGACATGAGCGATTCCCTCCCGGGCACCGCCGTCCGGGAGGTGAAGGAGGAGACCGGCCTGGACGTCGAGATCACGGGACTCGTCGGCACGTACACCGACCCCCGCCACGTGATCGCGTACAGCGACGGAGAGGTGCGGCGCCAGTTCAACGTGTGCTTCACGGCACGGATCACCGGAGGCTCGCTCGCCGTCTCCGCCGAGTCCACGGACGTGAGGTTCGTGGTCCCCGACGAGATCGACGCGCTGCCCATGCACCACACCCAGCGGCTGCGACTGAGGCACTACCTGGAGCGCCGGGAGCGGCCTCATCTGGGCTGAGCCGGCGAGGGCGGGGTATCAACCGCTCACCAACGCCACGGTGAGCCCCCGGGGATCGGGGCGTCACACGCGTCCGATCTCCGGTCGGCCCACGCTGGGTTCGGTCGCGAGGCCGCGGCAAAGGGAGCGAGGAGAGGCGCATGCACAGCGAGAACCCGGGTGGACGGCGGCCCGAGCGGGGGTTCCGGCCGGTGCGGCGGGTCGGGGGCCGGCGGGTCGCGCGGGCGAACTGGGGGGCCGGGCGGTCGGTGTCGGCGGGGGAGGTCGAGGGGCGGGATCTCGTGGTGGACCGGGTGCGGGTCACCGAGGAGGCCGCCGCGGGACGGGTCGCCGGGGCGCTCGGGGTGGCCGTGGGGGAGCCGTTGTGCGTGCGTCGGCGGCGGTACGTGCTGGACGGCGAGGCCGTGCTGCTCGCCACGTCGTACCTGCCCGCCGCGCTGGTCGCCGGTACGGCGGTCACCGAGGACGACCCGGGCCCGGGTGGCGTCTACGCCCGGCTGGCCGAACTGGGGGAGGCGCCCGCGCGGTTCCGGGAGATCCGGTCGAGGATGCCGTCGCGGGAGGAGGCCGACGGGCTCGGCCTCGGGGCCGGGACGCCGGTCGTCCTCGTCCGCCGGACGGCGTTCACCGCGTCGGGGCGGGCGGTCGAGGTGAACGACATGGTCCTCGACTCGGCCGCGTACGTTCTGGAGTACGAATTCGACGCCTGACGTGAGGTCGACGGGTTCCAGAATCGGCGGGCGGGGAAGGACAGGGGCCATGAAGTACCTGGTGCGCGAGAAGATGTTCTCGATCGGCGACGACTTCTGGATCGAGGACGAGCACGGCGACCGGGCGTTCTACGTGGACGGGAAGGTGCTGCGGCTGCGGGAGACGCTGGTGGTCAAGGATCCGCACGGGCGGGAGTTGGCGGTCGTCCACAAGAAGATGCTCAGCGTGCGGGACGCGATGACGGTGGAGCGCGACGGCCGGGTGCTGGCCACGGTGCGCAAGAAGCTGTTCACGCCGTTCCGGGACGTGTACCGCGCGGAGTTGGCGTCCGGCGGGGAGCTGGAGATCCGCGGCGACATCGTCGACAAGGAGTACGACATCGAGTACGGCGACGAGCGCCTGGCGCGGATCTCCCGCAAGTGGTTCCGGCTGCGTGACACCTACGCGGTGCACGTGGAGCGGGACGACGCCGACCCGGTGCTGCTGATCGCGGTCGCGGTCTGCGTGGACCGGCTCGTCGAGCACGAACACGAACGCGGCTGACGGCGCACCGGGTTCACCCGGCTCACGGGGTCGGCAGGCCGAGCACCCGGTCGCGCAGGACGGGGAAGTCGGCGCGGGTGGTGGCGACCCGGGCCGGGTCGAGGTCGGCCGAGAGCACCTGCTCGGCCGGGCCGGCCTCGGCGACCACCTCGCCCCACGGGTCCACGATCACGCTGTACCCGGCCTGCTCCACCCCGGCGTGGGTGCCGGCGGTGCCGCAGGCGAGGACGTACGCCTGGGACTCCACGGCGCGGGCGCGGGCCAGCAGCGACCAGTGGGCGCGGCGCCGGGCGGGCCAGCCGGCCGGGACCACCAGCAGTTCGGCGCCGGCGTCCACCAGGAGCCGGAACTGCTCGGGGAAGCGCAGGTCGTAGCAGGTGGCCAGGCCCACCGTGGCGGGGCCCAGATCCTCGGTGACGATCTCGTGGCCGGCCGCCATCAGCGTCGCCTCGCCCTTGTCGAAGCCGAACCGGTGGATCTTGCGGTAGGCGCGGCGCAGGGTGCCGTCGGGGGCGAAGAGCAGGGAGGTGTTGTAGAGCGCCTCGGCGCCGGAGCCGTCCGTACCGCGTTCCACGACGGAGCCGGCGTGCAGCCAGACCCCGGCGTCCCGGGCCGCGGCCGACATGGCGGTGGCGGTCGGGCCGTCCAACGGCTCGGCGGAGGCGGCGAATTCGTCGAAGGCGAAGGCACCGACCGGCCACAGCTCCGGCAGCACGACCAGATCGGCACCGCGTTCGGCACGGACCAGCGCGGCCACCCGTTCGCGCCGCACTTGACCGGGTTCGTCCGGGTTCACATCGATCTGGATCAGGGAAACACGCACAGTAGCACCGTCCATGGATGACCAGCCTGACGACAGCTCTACGATCGTCACACGAAAGGACTGCCATGGTGGCAGCACACGGCGTAATTTTGGGCGAGGTGCGCCCGCCGCGCCGCCCGTGCGGCCATCGCACCGCACCGCCACGACCGCGCACCGATCCGTTCGAGGGGTTTCGTGACCGTCCACAGCACCTTGCAGCCCGCCATCGACGCCTGGACGCACTCCATCGAGGCGATCTCTGAGCTGGTCGCGCCGCTCACGGAGGGCGAATGGAACCGGCCGACCGAGTGCCCCGGCTGGTCGGTGCGGGACGTCGTCTCGCACATCATCGGCTTCGAGTCGGAGATCCTCGGCGATCCGCGGCCGATCCACACCCTGCCGCGTGACCTGTTCCACGTGAAGGACGACTTCAGCCGCTACTGCGAAGTCCAGGTCGACGTACGCCGCTGCCACACCGGCCCGGAGATGACGGCGGAGCTGGAGTACACCGTGATCCGGCGCTCGCGGCAGCTGCGCGACGAGAGCCGGCCGCCGCACACCGAGGTCGCCGGGCTGATGGGGCGCCGGGTCTCGCTGGAGACGCAGTTGACGATGCGCGCGTTCGACGTGTGGGTGCACGAGCAGGACCTGCGCCGGGCGCTGGACGCCCCGGGCAACCTGGACTCGCCGGGGGCCCACCTCACCCGTGACTTCCTGCTGCCGCAGATGCCCAAGGTGGTCGCCGGCCGGGCCGGGGCGCCCGCCGGGTCCACCATCGTGCTCGACGTGCACGGCCCGGTGGAGTTCATGCGCACGGTGCGGGTGGACGAGCAGGGGCGGGCCGTCATCGACGGCAGCGTCCCGCTCGGCCCGACGGCGACGGTGGCCACCGACTGGGAGACGTTCGTGCGGCTGGCCTGCGGCCGGGTACGTCCGGAGGCGGTGGCGGACCGGGTGAAGACCGAGGGCGACCAGGAGCTGGCCCACGCGGTGCTGGCGCATCTGGCGCTGACCCCGTGAGGCCGGGCCGGCGTCGGGTCAGGCGGCGCCGGCCTCCACGGTGTGCACCGTCTCCACCCGGCTGACGGTGATCGTCTCGCGTTCCCGGCGGGCCGCCTTGCCGCGCAGCCGCAGGATCTGCGCCAGGCCCAGCAGTTGGACGACGAAGACGGTGCAGAACGAGAGCCGGTAGTCGTCCCCGGTGGCGTCCAGCAGCACACCGATGGCGAGCAGGGTGACCATCGAGGCGGTGAAGCCGCCCATGTTGACGATGCCGGAGACGGTGCCGAGGCGTTCGGGCGGGTTGGCCGGGCGGGCGAAGTCGAAGCCGATCATCGAGGCGGGTCCGCAGGCGCCGAGCACCACGCACAACACCACCAGCAGCCACATCGGGGCGTGGCCGGGCCACGGCAGCACCACCGCCCACACCGCGGCGGTGGCCCCGATCACGCCCAGCGTCAACGGGGTGCGGGCACCGTGGTGACGGGAGATGACCTGGCCGAAGACCATGCCGAGCACCATGTTGGAGGCGACCACCACGGTCAGCAGCGTCCCGGCGTCGGCCCGCGAGAGCCCCTCGGACTCGACCAGGAACGGCATCCCCCACAACAGCAGGAAGACCATCCCGGAGAACTGGGTGGTGAAGTGGACCCACATGCCCAGCCGGGTGCCCGGTTCCCGCCAGGCGGCGGCGAGTTGACGGCGGACGGCGGCCGGGGCCATCGGCTGCGCGGGCGGGGCCCGGTGCCCCTCGGGGGCGTCCTTCATGAAGAGCAGGATCAGGACCAGGACGAGGGCGCCGCCGAGCGCCGTGCCGGTGAACGTCCGCGCCCACCCGGCCGAGTGCAGCAGCCGGGCCAGCAGCAGGGTGCTGACCAGGTTCCCGGCCATGCCGAACAGGGCGGCGCCCTGGGCTATCAACGGGCCGCGGCGGGCCGGGAACCAGCGCGAGCCCAGCCGCAGCACGCTGATGAAGGTCATCGCGTCCCCGCAGCCCAGCACCGCCCGGGCGGCCAGCGCGAGCCCGTAGGAGTGGCACAGCGCGAAGCCGAGCTGGCCGGCGGTGAGCAGCACCACCCCGACGCTCAGCACCCGCTTGGTGCCGAACCGGTCGACCAGCAGGCCGACGGGTATCTGCATCCCGGCGTAGACGAGCACCTGGAGGATGGAGAACGAGGAGAGCGCGGAGGCGCCGATGTGGAAGCGGTCGGCGGCGTCGATGCCGGCCACGCCGAGGCTGGAGCGGTGGACGACGGCGATGAAGTAGACCAGCACGCCGATGCCCCACACCACGCCGGCCCGCGGCCCGCCGGGCGGGTCGCCGGGGAGCCGCAGCGGGTGCCTGCCGGTGTCGGTGGCGCTCATGCGTCCCCCCTCACGATGGCCTTGACGCGGCTGACGTGCCGCTGGACGACGGCCGCCGCCGCCTCGCCGTCGCCGTCCCGCAGCGCGGCCAGGATCTCGGCGTGCTCGGCGATGTTGCGCGCGACGCGGTCGGGCTCGGCGTGCATCACCGCCACGCCCATCCGCAGCTGCCGGTCGCGGAGCTGGTCGTAGAGCTGGGCGAGGATGGCGTTGCCGGCGGCGCGGACGATGGCGGCGTGGAAGCAGCGGTCGGTACGGGCGGCGGCGGCCAGGTCGCCGGTGGCCGCGTGCGTCTCGTGCTCGGCGAGCAACTCCTCCAGCCGGGCGACGAGTCGGGGCCCGGCCGGGGCCACCTTGCGCACCGCGTGCAGCTCGACCAGGAGCCGGGTCTCCACCACGTCCGCGATCTCCTGCGCGGAGACCGGCAGCACCAGGGCGCCCTTCTTGGGGTAGAGCTTGATCAGCCCCTCGGCCTCCAGCCGCAGCAGCCCCTCGCGCACCGGGGTACGGGAGACCCCGACCGCCTCGGCGAGACCGCCCTCGGTCAGCAGGGTGCCGCCCTCGTACCGCCGGTCGAGTACGGCCTGTTTGACGTGCGCGTAGACCCGCTCGGCGGCGGGCGGGCTGCTGGCTCTCATGATGCGCACAGCATAGATACAACGCGTATCCGTGAGGAGGGCTCGTCCGGGATGTGGACGGCGTCCAGTGCAGGAAACGCGGTCGGCCCCGGGCACGCGGTCGGCCCCGGAAACGCCCCGGCCGGTCCGTCCCCCTCGGGGGACGGACCGGCCGGTCACGCGCGGCTCACGCCCAGGTCATCAGGCGCTTGGGCTGCTCCAGTACGGCGGCCACGTCCGCCAGCACCTTGGAACCCAGCTCGCCGTCGACCAGCCGGTGGTCGAAGGAGAGCGCCAGCGTGGTGACCTGGCGGGGCTTCACCTTGCCCTTGTGCACCCAGGGCTGCTCCTTGACCGCGCCGAAGGCGAGGATCGCGGACTCCCCCGGGTTGAGGATGGGCGTACCGGTGTCGACGCCGAAGACGCCGACGTTGGTGATGGTGAGGGTGCCGCCCTGCATGTCGGCCGGGGAGGTGCGGCCCTCGCGGGCGGTGGTCACCAGGTCGCCGAGGGCCGCCGCCAGTTGCGGCAGCGTCTTGTCGTGCGCGTCCTTGATGTTGGGGACGATCAGACCACGCGGGGTGGCCGCGGCGATGCCCAGGTTGACGTAGTGCTTGTGGACGATCTCCTGGCGTTCCTCGTCCCAGGCCGCGTTGATCTGCGGGTTGCGCTTGACGGCGACCAGCAGCGC belongs to Streptantibioticus cattleyicolor NRRL 8057 = DSM 46488 and includes:
- a CDS encoding NHL domain-containing thioredoxin family protein — its product is MTDASSAPRARARVRAPELIGKGGWLNTGGSEPTLRELRGSIVILDFWTFCCINCLHVLDELRELEEKHRDTVVIIGVHSPKFVHEADHAAVVDAVERYGVHHPVLDDPELATWKQYAVRAWPTLVVIDPEGYVVAQHAGEGHAHAIATLVEELEAEHAAKGTLRRGDGPYVPPEPVPTDLRFPGKALLLPTGNLLVSDSTRHALVELAPDGETVVRRIGSGERGLADGPADRARFSEPQGLALLPDGESVIVADTVNHALRRVDLASGEVTTVAGTGRQWWQGSPVAGPAREVALSSPWDVAWYDDRVWIAMAGVHQLWTYDPADATVAVAAGTTNEGLVDGPAGQAWFAQPSGLAAAGDRLWVADSETSALRYVTRGEDGYEVRTAVGTGLFDFGHRDGPAGQALLQHPIGVTALPDGSVAVSDTYNHALRRYDPAADEVSTLATDLREPSDAVLVGEDIVVVESARHRLTRLRLPEEAVAVAGAAHRTRRPATEVAPGALRLDVVFTAPTGQKLDERYGPSTRLLVSATPPELLTSGAGQGTDLTRDLVLDPAVGEGVLHVSAMAASCDDDPANEYPACHVHQQDWGVPVRVTPDGASRLPLVLAGLDAE
- a CDS encoding NUDIX domain-containing protein, with the translated sequence MARTEYYDDPEAPVPNSLVVAASAVVTDEAGRILLQRRSDNGLWALPGGSMDMSDSLPGTAVREVKEETGLDVEITGLVGTYTDPRHVIAYSDGEVRRQFNVCFTARITGGSLAVSAESTDVRFVVPDEIDALPMHHTQRLRLRHYLERRERPHLG
- a CDS encoding GntR family transcriptional regulator, whose translation is MHSENPGGRRPERGFRPVRRVGGRRVARANWGAGRSVSAGEVEGRDLVVDRVRVTEEAAAGRVAGALGVAVGEPLCVRRRRYVLDGEAVLLATSYLPAALVAGTAVTEDDPGPGGVYARLAELGEAPARFREIRSRMPSREEADGLGLGAGTPVVLVRRTAFTASGRAVEVNDMVLDSAAYVLEYEFDA
- a CDS encoding LURP-one-related/scramblase family protein; protein product: MKYLVREKMFSIGDDFWIEDEHGDRAFYVDGKVLRLRETLVVKDPHGRELAVVHKKMLSVRDAMTVERDGRVLATVRKKLFTPFRDVYRAELASGGELEIRGDIVDKEYDIEYGDERLARISRKWFRLRDTYAVHVERDDADPVLLIAVAVCVDRLVEHEHERG
- a CDS encoding carbon-nitrogen family hydrolase encodes the protein MRVSLIQIDVNPDEPGQVRRERVAALVRAERGADLVVLPELWPVGAFAFDEFAASAEPLDGPTATAMSAAARDAGVWLHAGSVVERGTDGSGAEALYNTSLLFAPDGTLRRAYRKIHRFGFDKGEATLMAAGHEIVTEDLGPATVGLATCYDLRFPEQFRLLVDAGAELLVVPAGWPARRRAHWSLLARARAVESQAYVLACGTAGTHAGVEQAGYSVIVDPWGEVVAEAGPAEQVLSADLDPARVATTRADFPVLRDRVLGLPTP
- a CDS encoding maleylpyruvate isomerase family mycothiol-dependent enzyme translates to MTVHSTLQPAIDAWTHSIEAISELVAPLTEGEWNRPTECPGWSVRDVVSHIIGFESEILGDPRPIHTLPRDLFHVKDDFSRYCEVQVDVRRCHTGPEMTAELEYTVIRRSRQLRDESRPPHTEVAGLMGRRVSLETQLTMRAFDVWVHEQDLRRALDAPGNLDSPGAHLTRDFLLPQMPKVVAGRAGAPAGSTIVLDVHGPVEFMRTVRVDEQGRAVIDGSVPLGPTATVATDWETFVRLACGRVRPEAVADRVKTEGDQELAHAVLAHLALTP
- a CDS encoding MFS transporter — its product is MSATDTGRHPLRLPGDPPGGPRAGVVWGIGVLVYFIAVVHRSSLGVAGIDAADRFHIGASALSSFSILQVLVYAGMQIPVGLLVDRFGTKRVLSVGVVLLTAGQLGFALCHSYGLALAARAVLGCGDAMTFISVLRLGSRWFPARRGPLIAQGAALFGMAGNLVSTLLLARLLHSAGWARTFTGTALGGALVLVLILLFMKDAPEGHRAPPAQPMAPAAVRRQLAAAWREPGTRLGMWVHFTTQFSGMVFLLLWGMPFLVESEGLSRADAGTLLTVVVASNMVLGMVFGQVISRHHGARTPLTLGVIGATAAVWAVVLPWPGHAPMWLLVVLCVVLGACGPASMIGFDFARPANPPERLGTVSGIVNMGGFTASMVTLLAIGVLLDATGDDYRLSFCTVFVVQLLGLAQILRLRGKAARRERETITVSRVETVHTVEAGAA
- a CDS encoding GntR family transcriptional regulator produces the protein MRASSPPAAERVYAHVKQAVLDRRYEGGTLLTEGGLAEAVGVSRTPVREGLLRLEAEGLIKLYPKKGALVLPVSAQEIADVVETRLLVELHAVRKVAPAGPRLVARLEELLAEHETHAATGDLAAAARTDRCFHAAIVRAAGNAILAQLYDQLRDRQLRMGVAVMHAEPDRVARNIAEHAEILAALRDGDGEAAAAVVQRHVSRVKAIVRGDA